TAGATTATTTACTAAGTCATATTTATTTAATCATTATATTTATAGGTAATAGAAAATATATGGTAGAAAACAAAACCCTTTTAACGGAATGTCCTGACGCGACAGGGTTAGTCGCTAAAATCACTAATATTTGTTATAAGCATCAATTAAATATTGTTAAAAATAGTGAATTTGTCGATAGCGATACTGGACGTTTCTTTATGAGAACCGAATTACAAGGTATTTTTAACGATCAAACATTACTCGCAGATTTACAATTTACTTTACCAGAAGGTTCGAGTTATAAATTAATTACACAAAAACAGAAACGTATTGTGATTTTAGTGACAAAAGAAGCCCATTGTTTAGGGGATATTTTAATGAAAACCTACTATGGTGGTTTAGATGTTGAAATTGCTGCTGTTATTGGTAATCATGATACGTTACGTAGTCTAGCTGAACGCTTTGAAGTACCATTCCATTTAGTCAGTCATGAAGGGTTAACACGTGTAGAGCATGATAAATTGCTCGCGGAAAAAATTGATCAGTACGAGCCTGATTATATTGTGTTAGCCAAATATATGCGCGTATTGAATCCGGAATTTGTAGGGCGTTATCCAAATCGTGTTGTGAATATTCACCACTCATTCTTACCTGCATTTATTGGTGCAAAACCTTATCAACAAGCCTATGAACGTGGTGTTAAAATTATTGGCGCAACAGCACACTTTATTAATAATGAGCTTGATCAAGGCCCAATCATTATGCAAAACGTGATTAATATTGACCATACCTATACCGCTGATGCTATGATGAGAGCGGGACGTGATGTGGAAAAAACAGTATTAAGCCGAGCATTAGAATTAGTGTTAGCGGACAGAGTTTTCGTCTATCAAAATAAAACGGTAGTCATGTAAAATAAGGTGTAAATCTAACCGCTTGTTAAATAAAAAAGGGCATAGCAACCAATTTTGCCCTTTATCTTTATTATAATGATGAAATTAGTTGAAATTTTTACGGATGGTTCCTGTTTGGGAAATCCAGGTCCTGGTGGTATTGGTATTTTATTACGCTATCAAGGCAAGGAAAAACAAATCTCTCAAGGATATTATTTGACTACGAATAATCGCATGGAATTGCGAGCGGTGATTGATGCTTTAAATGCATTAAAAGAGCCGTGTCAGGTACGCTTACATAGTGATAGCCAATATATGAAAAATGGTATCCAAAAATGGATTTTTAATTGGAAAAAAAATAATTGGAGAACGAGTAATAAGACTCCCGTAAAAAATCAAGATTTATGGATAGCATTAGATCAGGCAATGTCTAGCCATCAAGTAGATTGGCAATGGGTTAAAGGGCATTCAGGCCATCGAGAGAATGAAATTTGTGATCAGTTAGCGAAAGCTGGGGCAAATAATCCCGCTTTCGATGATCATGGATATCAACCTGATAATTAGTTTATCTCTCCTTCATTTCGTGAAGTAGATCACAAATGTAAATACTTATCTTGACAATATGTTGACATCACTTTTGTTAGTGTTATGATGTTTTCAATCCATTTTTAGTTTTAATTTTGATAGAAACACTTCAAAATTAAAATTAAATGCGAAACTTTGTGGTTGTTTAAAGTGTGTTGTAGTACACGCAACCATTCAATGAAAACGACACTACTCAAGGAGTCTCATATGACTAAACATTTTGAACACAATGAATCTCGCCGTGGCTTTATGAAGTTAGTAGCTGGAGTTGGTGCTGGTCTTGCATTTTCTGGCTCAATCGGCTCTTTCGCTTCTAAAGCGTATGCAGCGCCTGCAAAAGGCTCAACAATCGAGGCGGGTATTGCGTATCCATTATCAACAGGTTTTGACCCAGCTACATCAAGTGGCGCATCATCATTCGCTGCGAATATGCACTTCTTTGAAGGTTTAGTAGATTTACATCCTGCAACTCGCCAACCATACTTAGCATTGGCTGCGAAAGAACCTGAACAAATTGATGATGTCACTTGGCGTGTGACACTTCGTGATGGTGCAACTTTCCACGATGGTAAACCAGTCACAACAGCGGACGTTGTTTACTCTTATGAGCGTGTTTTAGATCCTGCGAAAGCATCTTTATTTGCACAATTCATCCCATTCATTGAATCTGTAAAAGCAGTTGATGAGAAAGTGGTTGAATTTAAACTTAAATATCCATTCTCTATCTTCAAACTTCGTTTAGGTATCGTGAAAATCGTTCCTAAACACGTTGTTGAAGCTGTTGGTCAAACCACATTCGATGCAAACCCAGTGGGTTCAGGTCCATATAAATTCGTTTCTGCAGTGAAAGATGACCGTATTGTGTTTGAATCTTACGATGCATACAACGGCCCATATCCTGCACGCGTTGAGAAAATGAGCTGGTTCTTACTCAATGATGATGCTGCTCGTGTAACAGCTCAAGAATCTGGCCGTACACAAGCGATGGAAAGCGTTCCATATTTAGATGCAGAGCGCTTAAAACGTAAAGGTGCTGTCGAATCTGTGCAATCATTCGGTTTATTATTCTTAATGTTTAACTGTAAGAAAGCTCCGTTTGATAATCCAAAAGTACGTCAAGCATTGCACTATGGTTTGGATACACAAAAACTTATTGATGTGGTATTCCTTGGTAATGCAAAAGCGGCAACGTCTTATGTACAAGATACACACCCTGACTATGTTAAAGCAGCTAGCCAATATGACTATGATCCAGCAAAAGCAGCTGCATTATTAAAAGAAGCAGGTCTTGATAAATTAGAGTTCCAATTACTTTCAACTGACCATTCTTGGGTGAAAGAATGTGCGCCGTTAGTCCTTGAATCTTGGAATAAAATCCCAGGTGTTAAAGTAAGCTTACAACACTTACAATCTGGCGCATTATATGGCGGCCACGTAGATAAAGGCTTATATGAAGTTGTTATGGCACCAGGTGACCCATCAGTATTTAGTAATGACTTAGACTTATTATTAAGCTGGTGGTACCGTGGTGATGTATGGCCGAAAAAACGTTTTGGCTGGTCTGACACACCTGAGTATGCTCAATTACAAGAGTTACTTGATGCAGCAATTAAAGCGAAAGCCCCAGCAGATGCGAAAGCAGCTTGGGAAAAAGCAATTAACATCATTGCTGAACAAGTTCCACTTTATCCGATCGTTCACCGTAAATTACCGACCGCTTGGAATGATAAATCTCTAGATGGATTCCAACCAATTCCAACAACAGGTCTTTCATTTATCGGTGTCGGCCGTAAATAATCTATCATATTCCCCTTCGCTATGAAGGGGAATAGAGGTCTTTCCTTTGGAAATTTTCACAAGCGGAGAGATTCACTTAAAAATTTGCAAATTATTTGAGTAATCTATCCGCTTGTTCTTTATATAACTATAACCTATCCCACTAACCTTTCTTGTAGTCGGAGAAAAAAATGGAAATCGTACTTCGTCTGTTACTACGTCGATTAATGGCTCTCCCCATTATGATGCTTGGCGTTAGTGCATTAGTTTTTATTATCTTACAATTTACACCAGGAGATCCTGCAACAGTTGCTCTAGGGGAAAGTGCAAGTGAAGCAGCAAAAGAGCTTTATCGTGAACAACACGGCTTAAATGATCCTGTCATTGTGCAATATTTCCGTTTTATCGGTAATGTATTAGTGCTCGATTTTGGTATGACAACACCGCCAGAACAGCCAATTACATCACTTATCGGTAAAGCATTCCCATTAACTTTACAACTTACCTTTATTGGTGTGTTCCTTGCTGCGATCATTTCTTTCTCGCTCGGCGTTGTTGCTGCGCTTTACCGTGATCGTTTCGCAGATCAAGTTATTCGTTTACTTTCTGTAGCAGCCGTTGCGACACCTTCATTCTGGTTAGGTATCTTATTAATTCAGTGGTTTTCTCTTGAATTAGATTGGTTACCATCTGGCGGTTTTACCCCATTTAGTGAAAGTGTCAGTGGTTATGTGAACTCAATGATTTTACCTTCACTCGCATTAGCTATCCCTGTGTGTGCATCACTTATTCGTGTTGTGCGTACATCAATGGTAGAAGAAATGGACAAGGACTATGTTCGTACTGCGATTGGTAATGGTGTTCCTTATTCAACCGTTATTCGTCATAACGTATTACGCAATGCCTTAATTACACCTGTGACCGTATTAGGTTTACGTGTAGGTTACTTATTAGGTGGTGCAGTTGTTATTGAGCAGATTTTTGACTTACCAGGTATGGGAAAACTCATCTTTAACGGTATCGTAAATCACGATTTACACCTAGTTCAAGGGGTAGTCTTAACTATCGCATTTACCTTTGTATTGGTGAATATCATTGTGGATATTCTGTACTTATTAATTAACCCTAAAATTCGGAGTTTATAATGTTTCGCCAAGGATTAGCTGATAGACTTGCTTCAGGCGGAGCAAGATTTAGAGCCTTACCAACCAGTTCAAAAATCGCCTTATGTTTCTTAGTCTTTATTGCTTTGGTTGCTATTTTTGCACCAGCGGTAGCAAGCTATGATCCATTACAAACCTTAAGACCTGTACAAGCGCCAAGTAGTGAATATTTCTTCGGAACTGACCGCTTGGGTCGTGATATTTTCTCTCGTATGGTTTACGGTGCAAGAACCTCTCTCTTTATCGGTTTAGGTGCAGTGGGACTTGCGATTGTACTTGGAAGTATCCTTGGTGCAACCGCAGCAACAGCCGACAAACTAGGTAATGAAGTGATTATGCGCTGTATGGATATTCTTATGGCGTTCCCAGGAATTGCGTTAGCTGCTGTACTACTTGCTACTTTAGGTAACACCGTTCCGGTGATTATCTTAGCTATTGCGATTGTATATACACCGCAACTTGCCCGCGTGGTACGTGCAAACGTAGTTTCTCAATGGGAAGAAGACTATGTTCGTGCAGAACGTGTGATTGGCGGTAGCCGTACTTATATCTTACTCAAACACGTGGTTCGTAATACTGCTGCTCCTGTCCTTGTTTTCGCAACGGTTATGGTGGCAGATGCTATCGTATTAGAGGCATCTCTCTCATTTTTAGGCGCAGGTGTTCCACCACCATTCCCATCTTGGGGGAATATCTTATCAGAAGGTCGTAACTTAGTTTTAAGTGGCTTCTGGTGGGCAACAACCTTTGCTGGTTTAGCAATTCTCTTAACGGTATTATCGCTCAACATTCTTTCTGAAGGTTTAACTGATGCGTTAGTCAATCCAAAACTTAAACGTAGCCCAACTACTGCGAATAAAGAAGATGTATCAAAACCGCTTTCAACGGATGTACAAGAAGCGATGGCAGAAAGTCTTGCATTAAAACGCTACTTGCTTAAATTACACGAGAAAGAAGGTACTCGCACAGACCGTATGCAATTAAACCCAAATGCAAAACCGATTTTGCAGGTGAAAAATCTCTCAATCCGTTTCCCAAATCGTTATGGCGATATTCCACTTGTCGATAATATCAGCTTTACCGTTAACGAAGGCGAAACAATGGGATTAGTGGGTGAATCTGGTTGTGGTAAATCTATCTCTGCCTTCTCAATTATGGGATTATTGCCTTCAACAGCAAAAATTACAGGGGAAATTCTCTTTACCGACCGTGCAGGTAACCAACACGATCTCTTAAAAACCGATAAGCTCAACGAATTGCGTGGACACGAGATCTCTATGATCTACCAAGATGCCTTAAGTGCATTAAACCCATCAATGCGTATCAAAGATCAAATGGCACAACTTATCAGCCGTGGTGGTAAACAATCAGCAGAAACCTTATTAAAATGGGTAAAACTCGATCCAGAGAAAACCTTAAACCGCTACCCACACGAACTCTCGGGTGGTCAGCGTCAGCGTGTATTGATCGCAATGGCATTGGCGCGTGAACCAAAATTACTCATCGCTGATGAGCCAACCACAGCCCTTGACGTAACCGTTCAAGCCGAAGTAATTAAATTGCTCAACGAATTGCGTGAAAAACTTGGCTTTGCAATGGTGTTCGTGAGCCACGACCTTGCATTAGTCGCACAAATGGCACACCACATCACCGTAATGTATGCAGGACAAGTAGTGGAAATGGCACCGACTTCATCGTTATTGTCTAACCCAACGCATGAATATACACGTGGTTTACTCGGTTCTGTACTTTCAACGGAATGTCGTGCAGAGCGTTTATATCAAATCCCAGGTAGTGTTCCGTCACCGTTTGATTTTGCGAAAGGCGACCGCTTTGCAAGCCGTTCATTACGTCCAGATGCAAATCCAAATCAACGCTTGAAACTTGTACCTGCAAGCGACAACCAGAAACACCTTTGGGCTTCACATTTGGAGGGATAAACAATGAGTATGAAACCATTAAAAGAACAGCCTATCATTGAATTAGAGAACATTGTTGTACAGTTCCCATCTCGTGATGGCACGATGTTTAACCCGAAAAAATTCA
Above is a genomic segment from Actinobacillus indolicus containing:
- the purU gene encoding formyltetrahydrofolate deformylase yields the protein MVENKTLLTECPDATGLVAKITNICYKHQLNIVKNSEFVDSDTGRFFMRTELQGIFNDQTLLADLQFTLPEGSSYKLITQKQKRIVILVTKEAHCLGDILMKTYYGGLDVEIAAVIGNHDTLRSLAERFEVPFHLVSHEGLTRVEHDKLLAEKIDQYEPDYIVLAKYMRVLNPEFVGRYPNRVVNIHHSFLPAFIGAKPYQQAYERGVKIIGATAHFINNELDQGPIIMQNVINIDHTYTADAMMRAGRDVEKTVLSRALELVLADRVFVYQNKTVVM
- the rnhA gene encoding ribonuclease HI — its product is MMKLVEIFTDGSCLGNPGPGGIGILLRYQGKEKQISQGYYLTTNNRMELRAVIDALNALKEPCQVRLHSDSQYMKNGIQKWIFNWKKNNWRTSNKTPVKNQDLWIALDQAMSSHQVDWQWVKGHSGHRENEICDQLAKAGANNPAFDDHGYQPDN
- a CDS encoding ABC transporter substrate-binding protein; this translates as MTKHFEHNESRRGFMKLVAGVGAGLAFSGSIGSFASKAYAAPAKGSTIEAGIAYPLSTGFDPATSSGASSFAANMHFFEGLVDLHPATRQPYLALAAKEPEQIDDVTWRVTLRDGATFHDGKPVTTADVVYSYERVLDPAKASLFAQFIPFIESVKAVDEKVVEFKLKYPFSIFKLRLGIVKIVPKHVVEAVGQTTFDANPVGSGPYKFVSAVKDDRIVFESYDAYNGPYPARVEKMSWFLLNDDAARVTAQESGRTQAMESVPYLDAERLKRKGAVESVQSFGLLFLMFNCKKAPFDNPKVRQALHYGLDTQKLIDVVFLGNAKAATSYVQDTHPDYVKAASQYDYDPAKAAALLKEAGLDKLEFQLLSTDHSWVKECAPLVLESWNKIPGVKVSLQHLQSGALYGGHVDKGLYEVVMAPGDPSVFSNDLDLLLSWWYRGDVWPKKRFGWSDTPEYAQLQELLDAAIKAKAPADAKAAWEKAINIIAEQVPLYPIVHRKLPTAWNDKSLDGFQPIPTTGLSFIGVGRK
- a CDS encoding ABC transporter permease; the protein is MEIVLRLLLRRLMALPIMMLGVSALVFIILQFTPGDPATVALGESASEAAKELYREQHGLNDPVIVQYFRFIGNVLVLDFGMTTPPEQPITSLIGKAFPLTLQLTFIGVFLAAIISFSLGVVAALYRDRFADQVIRLLSVAAVATPSFWLGILLIQWFSLELDWLPSGGFTPFSESVSGYVNSMILPSLALAIPVCASLIRVVRTSMVEEMDKDYVRTAIGNGVPYSTVIRHNVLRNALITPVTVLGLRVGYLLGGAVVIEQIFDLPGMGKLIFNGIVNHDLHLVQGVVLTIAFTFVLVNIIVDILYLLINPKIRSL
- a CDS encoding dipeptide/oligopeptide/nickel ABC transporter permease/ATP-binding protein, whose translation is MFRQGLADRLASGGARFRALPTSSKIALCFLVFIALVAIFAPAVASYDPLQTLRPVQAPSSEYFFGTDRLGRDIFSRMVYGARTSLFIGLGAVGLAIVLGSILGATAATADKLGNEVIMRCMDILMAFPGIALAAVLLATLGNTVPVIILAIAIVYTPQLARVVRANVVSQWEEDYVRAERVIGGSRTYILLKHVVRNTAAPVLVFATVMVADAIVLEASLSFLGAGVPPPFPSWGNILSEGRNLVLSGFWWATTFAGLAILLTVLSLNILSEGLTDALVNPKLKRSPTTANKEDVSKPLSTDVQEAMAESLALKRYLLKLHEKEGTRTDRMQLNPNAKPILQVKNLSIRFPNRYGDIPLVDNISFTVNEGETMGLVGESGCGKSISAFSIMGLLPSTAKITGEILFTDRAGNQHDLLKTDKLNELRGHEISMIYQDALSALNPSMRIKDQMAQLISRGGKQSAETLLKWVKLDPEKTLNRYPHELSGGQRQRVLIAMALAREPKLLIADEPTTALDVTVQAEVIKLLNELREKLGFAMVFVSHDLALVAQMAHHITVMYAGQVVEMAPTSSLLSNPTHEYTRGLLGSVLSTECRAERLYQIPGSVPSPFDFAKGDRFASRSLRPDANPNQRLKLVPASDNQKHLWASHLEG